The proteins below are encoded in one region of Planctopirus limnophila DSM 3776:
- a CDS encoding DUF3472 domain-containing protein, translating into MNHRSITHHVLSHKAALLVGNSLRALAVMGAAGLMMAVCAGNSLASDPIAPAAVATPPLSAEQPSPADMAKAAGVKLPSLPWHTANIWWELASETENFEMLEQTVTIDRDVPSTMNLYIAPMGIAMISGMQCYGGIQTNINGWANKESRERVFRGKGAIFSRWSNDKKTPIGLDHVLTAGEDCLVESAGYEGEFASVRRPFEWTKGTYTYRIRKDKTEQIDGQPHTWFTCEVETKDCCQITVGSLRFEGETFKFWPKQSAFVEVYSTRQIPRSHIPAVEVTFGWPKINGQPVKLKRAHAYYPDKSTQASPDCAVVTAEGSNCVVKVGPIFVRDEATRRHELLIVPPAE; encoded by the coding sequence ATGAACCACCGCTCGATCACCCACCATGTTCTTTCACACAAAGCTGCTTTGTTGGTGGGCAACTCCCTGCGAGCCCTGGCCGTCATGGGTGCCGCTGGCTTGATGATGGCAGTCTGTGCGGGAAACAGCCTGGCGAGTGATCCGATTGCACCTGCGGCTGTTGCAACTCCCCCTCTCTCGGCAGAACAACCGAGCCCAGCTGACATGGCCAAGGCTGCCGGAGTGAAATTGCCTTCACTCCCTTGGCATACCGCCAATATCTGGTGGGAACTGGCCAGTGAAACCGAGAATTTCGAAATGCTGGAACAGACCGTCACCATTGATCGTGATGTTCCCTCCACCATGAATCTGTATATCGCCCCCATGGGAATCGCCATGATCAGCGGCATGCAGTGTTATGGTGGCATTCAAACCAATATCAATGGCTGGGCAAACAAAGAGAGTCGCGAGCGGGTCTTTCGTGGAAAGGGTGCCATCTTCTCCCGCTGGTCGAATGACAAAAAGACCCCCATCGGCCTCGATCATGTACTCACTGCAGGCGAAGACTGCCTCGTTGAAAGTGCCGGCTACGAGGGAGAATTTGCCAGCGTCCGCAGACCTTTCGAATGGACGAAAGGGACCTACACTTATCGGATCCGCAAAGACAAAACCGAACAGATCGATGGCCAGCCTCATACCTGGTTTACCTGTGAGGTCGAAACCAAAGACTGCTGCCAGATCACCGTCGGCAGCCTGCGCTTTGAAGGTGAAACATTCAAATTCTGGCCGAAACAATCCGCCTTTGTTGAAGTCTACAGCACCCGGCAGATTCCCCGTTCCCACATACCGGCTGTCGAAGTCACCTTTGGCTGGCCAAAGATTAATGGGCAACCTGTTAAACTCAAAAGAGCACATGCCTACTATCCTGACAAATCCACACAGGCAAGTCCTGATTGTGCTGTGGTCACTGCGGAAGGAAGCAACTGTGTGGTGAAAGTGGGGCCCATCTTCGTGCGCGACGAAGCCACCCGCCGACATGAACTTCTCATTGTTCCTCCAGCGGAATGA
- a CDS encoding anti-sigma factor family protein has translation MNRPTRLTSEVREDLVAYLDGELEEEAAQNVDTLLSHNETARHEVEVLARTWELLDLLPATKASADFSEKTITHIRLAEQPKLTPWLMLGQQKLMQSLPWVASGVLVVVTAAVGYLAAHDWVPDRSRRLLSELPLVQDYDELIEVDSIQFLKELRASGLFDAGTSGNSSAGGKPNAPAAQGGSE, from the coding sequence ATGAATCGTCCGACACGATTGACCTCTGAAGTGCGTGAAGATCTGGTGGCTTATCTCGATGGTGAACTCGAGGAAGAAGCCGCCCAGAACGTGGATACTTTGCTATCGCACAATGAGACAGCTCGTCACGAGGTCGAGGTCCTGGCCCGAACCTGGGAATTACTGGATCTGCTCCCCGCGACAAAAGCGTCTGCGGATTTTTCTGAAAAGACCATCACACATATTCGATTGGCAGAGCAACCCAAGCTGACTCCGTGGCTCATGCTCGGTCAGCAGAAGCTGATGCAATCCTTACCCTGGGTCGCCAGCGGAGTGCTGGTGGTGGTGACCGCCGCTGTAGGCTATCTGGCGGCTCATGACTGGGTGCCGGATCGTTCGCGACGACTGCTTTCTGAATTACCACTGGTGCAGGATTACGATGAACTGATTGAAGTCGATTCGATCCAGTTTCTGAAGGAGCTTCGAGCCAGCGGGTTATTTGATGCAGGAACGAGTGGCAATTCGTCGGCTGGCGGTAAACCCAATGCACCCGCAGCTCAGGGGGGCAGCGAATGA
- a CDS encoding NAD(P)/FAD-dependent oxidoreductase has protein sequence MSETTVDLLIVGQGVAGSALAWQALRRHLKIHVISSPTEWPPSASQVGAGLITPITGSRLALAWRFAEFRSSALDLYRFVAHETKRDCWRNRPALRWLTIADEELWLSRCQKFPASANYLQPVEPDLVTSREHGIHGPAGSKPYVMPEAARVLMPVFLEATKRWLTETSCLSRAEFKPLDLIWDDVARHWKWRSMTARHIVFCTGYTPQLIRLPFLAAKGELMEIDLPGARQDYSWHGGIWMTPQEQDRWLVGATYDPLHLDQEITSEARLELSLGLAQWGIRNPKICSQHAAIRPALPGQMPAIGWSLPESILGRISEVTWPREKNCGVINGLGSRGALWAPLLADWLLDAMAGQPLPPEINLTRFLRS, from the coding sequence GTGAGTGAAACGACCGTTGATCTGCTGATTGTTGGTCAAGGTGTCGCAGGATCGGCTCTCGCCTGGCAGGCACTGCGTCGCCATCTGAAAATTCATGTCATCAGTTCACCGACTGAATGGCCACCTTCGGCCTCTCAAGTGGGAGCAGGACTGATCACACCGATCACCGGCTCCAGGTTAGCACTGGCCTGGCGTTTTGCAGAATTTCGATCGTCGGCTTTGGATCTTTATCGTTTTGTGGCCCACGAGACCAAACGAGACTGCTGGCGAAATCGACCCGCCCTGCGCTGGTTGACGATCGCCGACGAAGAACTGTGGTTATCGCGCTGCCAGAAGTTTCCCGCATCAGCCAACTATCTCCAACCCGTCGAACCGGATCTCGTCACTTCGCGAGAACATGGCATCCATGGGCCAGCTGGTTCAAAACCTTATGTCATGCCAGAGGCGGCCCGGGTGCTCATGCCTGTCTTTCTGGAGGCAACAAAGAGGTGGCTGACGGAAACATCCTGTCTTTCACGAGCGGAATTCAAGCCTCTCGATCTGATCTGGGATGACGTGGCGCGTCATTGGAAATGGAGATCGATGACCGCCCGGCACATCGTCTTTTGCACTGGCTACACTCCACAATTGATCCGGCTGCCATTTCTCGCTGCCAAAGGGGAGTTAATGGAAATCGACCTTCCGGGGGCTCGCCAGGATTATTCCTGGCATGGAGGGATCTGGATGACACCACAAGAGCAGGATCGCTGGCTGGTCGGCGCAACCTACGACCCATTGCATCTGGATCAGGAAATCACATCTGAGGCTCGTCTGGAGTTAAGCCTGGGTCTCGCACAGTGGGGAATCAGAAATCCAAAAATCTGCTCTCAGCACGCCGCCATCAGGCCCGCTCTCCCTGGTCAGATGCCAGCGATTGGCTGGAGCCTGCCAGAATCCATTCTCGGGAGAATCTCAGAGGTAACCTGGCCACGGGAAAAGAACTGCGGGGTGATCAACGGACTGGGTTCACGTGGTGCTCTATGGGCTCCACTGCTGGCCGACTGGTTACTCGACGCGATGGCAGGCCAACCCCTTCCTCCAGAAATCAATCTGACCCGGTTTCTGAGGTCTTGA
- the bcp gene encoding thioredoxin-dependent thiol peroxidase — protein sequence MSAVPEVGSKAPAFDLPAFPKGRYKLSGLKGKYVVLYFYPRDNTPGCTTEACDFRDRHEAIAAANTVVLGVSTDSVDSHQKFIEKFELPFPLLADEDHALAEKYGVWVEKNMYGKKSMGIQRATFLIDPAGKIAAVWPKVKVDGHAEAVMAKIQELQAAG from the coding sequence ATGTCTGCTGTTCCTGAAGTCGGGAGTAAAGCCCCTGCCTTTGATCTCCCTGCATTTCCCAAAGGCCGATACAAGCTCAGCGGCCTCAAAGGGAAGTATGTCGTGCTCTACTTCTACCCTCGCGACAACACGCCCGGCTGCACCACCGAAGCCTGTGATTTCCGTGATCGGCATGAGGCTATAGCAGCAGCGAATACGGTGGTTCTAGGTGTCAGTACCGATAGTGTTGATTCCCATCAGAAGTTTATTGAGAAGTTTGAACTTCCCTTTCCGCTTCTGGCCGACGAAGACCATGCCCTTGCCGAGAAGTACGGCGTGTGGGTCGAAAAAAACATGTATGGCAAGAAGAGTATGGGAATACAGCGGGCTACATTTCTGATCGATCCAGCCGGAAAAATTGCGGCTGTCTGGCCTAAGGTCAAAGTGGATGGCCATGCCGAGGCTGTGATGGCGAAGATACAGGAACTCCAGGCCGCCGGCTGA